GGGCAAGAGGACGcatttcatcttgtatccagggtagAGGCCATCTAACCAGTGCATCATTTTAAttatacagttttccccaataaacttatccttgtaatcatttacatacatCATTATATTTACACATAGAAAGTTTCCTTAAATCGCAACTACTCCTTCTTGATAAGTCATTTTTTTGTCAGTGAGTGTACGAAATACTAATAATTCATCCACATGTCTCCATTCATGTTCTGCAGGTAATGAAGGAGGCAGGACTACATATGAAACACATATATGAGCATCACTTGGTCACTGAATTCATGTTCCCATTATTTAGGCGTTAATTAACAGATGTGACATCACAAGCGATTCCCACCACCGATATATCACTCAGCTCCAGTATCTAGATAGGATTACCATTAAACCGCAGGAATGTACATATAGGGGTTAATTATCACCGATCACCCAGTCAGATAAATCAGTGATATAGTCATCATGCCACTAATATCACTGTCTCTGCACAGGACGGTTAGTCTGTAAGAGCAATGAAGGTCACAGCGCTAGAAGAAAGTATATGAGCCAAAAAGACAATGTCTGTCAGTGACAatagaagattttattttagCTTTAAATACTGTTTTAATGAAATATTAACATGTCTATATATCTACATACATTATTACATGGAGCGTCGTTACTTCCCCCCATGTCACTCTGGACTGTCCCGCAGTGTAGGTGAAGGTGTGAATACAGAGAAAAGAAGCAAGATTCATGGGGACAGTTCATCTTCACTGCTCTGGAAGTAAACAAGGCTCTTCTTCTTTTCCTTATATCCACAATACTTTTCCTCCATAGTCCTCAGTCACCGTTGACCTCAGAGAAATATAATATGGTCTTTTGGCAGATGCAGGAAAattccacccaaaaaataaatatttttattggcCTTTAGGCTGTACCTACATGGCGAAATGTTATGTGATATCAAAATCACAATGTCGCATTGTGACACTGCCTCTAATTGTCAATGTGGTCAAAATATGATGCTACGTGTCATGACAGTGACAAAAAATCCAATACTTGAATTTTTGGTCCCAGGTCATATGTGACATTGCTATTGTAGAACACAatgctagttttttttttataccgaaATCTTAGCTGTAAAATAGCTGCACAACAGCTATCGTGTGACTTTGTCACATGTTACATGTTGCCATGTGGCCTCAGGTTACTGGCCTGTGAATAATAGgacttaaatacatttttattgtatttcctatattcccaaaaaaaatatggtttcttCTGATGTGATGAGTTTTAGAATTTGTTTTCCTTAGAACACTTTCAGCATATGAAACATCAAAatgccttctctcctgtgtgacgtctcCGATGACGCTTAAGTTTGGCTTCAgtattaaaacatttctcacattctgaacatgaatatggtttctctcctgtgtgagttctctgatgtctaataaTTTGTGATCTtgttgtaaaacatttcccacattctgaacatgaatatggcttcactcctgtgtgagttcttaaaTGTGTACCTAGATGTGATTTatctataaaacatttcccacattctgaacatgaaaatggtttctctcccgTGTGAgctctctcatgtgtaacaagacttactttatttgtaaaacatttcccacattctgaacatgaataaggcttcactcctgtgtgaattctctcatgtctcaCAAGTTGTGCTCTCTCTATAaaccatttcccacattctgaacacgaatgCCGCTTGTCTCCTATGTGACTTTGCCTATgtctaacaagacttgatttaaaTGAGAAGCACTTCAAACATTCTAAACAtgcaaatggcttctctcctgtatgaactcgctgatgtctaacaagacttGAACTCACTGAGTAGCACTTAAAgcattctgaacaggaatatggcctctctcctgtgtgacttctctcatgtctaacaagatgcgATTTATctctaaaacactttccacattctgaacaggaatacggcttttctcctgtgtgaattctctcatgtgtaacaagatgtgatttctttgtgaagcacttcccacattctgaacagcagTATCGCGTCTCCCTTGTGTGAATTCTTCCATGTGTAGAAAAGTTTGatgtttttttcaactttttaccACACTGGTACCTTTTACCTCCTTTCTGGCCTGTACTTGTGGTAACAATCTGTAATTGGTTAGGAGAAGGTTCCTCATGATTAGAGGGATTATGTGACAGATCTGTACTGTGGagtcctggatgtacattaaGTGTAATGAGGTTTTCTCTGGAAGAGCACGGCATGATATCTTCATCTTCTGCTTTATAAGTTAGTGATAACATTATGTTTTCCTCAGAATTCTGGTCAGGAGAAGGTTCATCATGGTTAGGGATATTATTTGATACTCCTGGAGGTACAGTAAGGGTAATGAGGCTTTCTCTTGAAGAGTGCAGCATGATATCTTCATCTTCTGCTTTATAATTTAGTAACAATATAACATTTCCATTACAATTTTTACTGGGGTTTTCTGTGAAGATAAAAATTAGAATTTCTGATTTCTTTCCAAACTACAGAGTAGACAAACATAGATCAtttctattagggctcatgcacacgacaatatgtattctgcggtccgcaaaaaaaaccggatGACATCCATATTGCATCTGTTTATTTTTGccaatccattgtaacaatgcctgtccttgtttgaaaaagggacaagaataggacatgtactattttttcagaggaacggacttgcggacataagaaacggaatgcacactgatttcagtttttttttttttatgcagacccattgaagtgaatggttccgtataagaGCTGcaagaaaaaacataaaacacGGAACAGACGCAGAaagaaaatatggttgtgtgtatGAACCCTTAGACTGGAAGTGGATCCAGGAGAAACTAGAGGTCCAAATTATTCATTTGCAATTCACTCTTgactttggttcaaaatattgcacaaaaaatgtaccaaaaatgtaCAGCCTTATAAAGCTTTGTGCAAGTCCAGGATTCTAGTCTACATCCGGTCACCacttttattaaacaaaaatttgaaaaatctgACTATGACTGGCAATCAAGCCTTCTTACCTTCTCATAACACATTTGGCCCTTCAATGCCAAATGGGCACAATGTGCATACAACATGTTAACCTAAAAAGGATCCATCACCACATTCCTTAACCCAAACTGCATTGGTTATTAAATAGATCTCTTAAACCTCATGAAGCTGGTGGattcactagaaaaaaaaaacatgccataaTGTCCACATACAGCATAACCGACGAGCTCTTCTAAGtgtacctcctcccctgctgaaaTCTTACACATGCTGCAGCCTCCCTTGGCTCTGCAATGAAGCAGCAGCATTTTTAATTAAGGCTTCTAATTTCATTTGTTCCTTTATTTTACTGAAACATGCACTGAACATGAATGAGacagcagcaggggaggaggtgcacTTATATGAAATTATCAATTAAGCCATAGGTGGATAGAGAAAGAATTTAGCTCTCATGAGCATTCTCACTCTCTAGCTCGAGTCATAATATGCTGTGATAATATTCTAGGCTAGGAAATGTTTCCAATTTACCAATTTACCAGAAGGGAATATTCAAAGGCTTTCTGCCTGTAATAGGGAAGGTGTGATGCGAAGCCCAGGTGGCGGCCTTGCAGACCTGGGAAGCAGAAGCCTGATGCCAAACTGCCCAAGAGGCCCCGaccgccctagtggagtgagcggtcAACCGAAAGGGGGGAACCCTTTGCAACATAGGTCTCCTTGACAGCCGACCGAATCCAGCGGGAGGTGGTGGCTTTGGAAGCTTGCAGACCCTTACGAGGTCCATCAGGAACGACAAAAAGAGAGAGTCTGAACACCTAAAAGACTCCGTTAACCAAAGGTAAAGGCGGAGCGCCCGAACGACATCCAGACGATGAAGGGATTTCTCCCTGGGATGAACGGGATTAGGACAGAAAGATGGAAGGACAATCTCCTCATTAATATGGAATAAGGACACCACCTTGTGGAGAAAGGAGGGAACCGGACGGAGGACCACTTTGTCCTGGTGGAACACAAGGTAGAGAGACTTGCAAGAAAGCGCAGCAAGCTCAGAGACTCTGCGGATAGAGGTAATCGCCACAAGGAAAGCGACCTTAAAAGAAGCGAAGGAAAGAGAGACATCCGTCAGTGGCTCGAAAGGAGAGAGGACTGAAGAGCGTCAAGGACAAGGTTCAAGTCCCATGGCTCCACAGGGGAACGACAGGGGGGAGCACGGTGAGCGACCCCCTGGAGAAAGGTCGTCACCTGAGGACGGGAAGCCAAAGTTCTCTGGAAAAGAACGGACagggccgaaatctgacccttaaGAGAGGCCAGACGAAGACCTTTGTTAAAACCAGCCTGGAGAAAAGACAGGATCCTAGGCACAGAAAAGCAGAGAGGGTGAAACTGGCCAGATTCACACCAGGCAAAATATGCCCGCCAGGTACGGTGATAAATCCTGGACGATTGGGGTTTGCGGGAGTGAAGCATAGTCTGAATGACAGACTCCGAGAGACAGCGGAACCTCAGGACCGCAgcctcaatagccacgccgttaaacgcagTTGAGGTAAATTCAGGTGGAATAGCAGACCTTGGGAAAGGAGGTCGGTGCGCAGAGGAAGCTGCCAAGGGACGTCGGCGAGCAGAAACACGAGGTCTGCGTACCACACCCTGCGGGGCCAATCCAAAGCCATCAGGATCGCCGAGACAGGAGCCTCCTTGAGGCGCTTGAGTACCCGGGGAAAAAGCGGAAAGGGAGAGAAGAGGTAAAGGAGGCTGAACTGAGACCAAGGAAAAACCAGAGCATCCACCGCCAGAGCCTGAAGATCCCGGGACCTGGCGACGTAAGACGGAATCTTGTGCTTCAGACCACAAGCGAACAGGTCCACGTCTGGGGTTCCCCACCGGTGACACAGGTGTCGAAACACCTCCGGATGGAGGGACCACTCGCCCGAGTCGAGGCGATGGCGACTGAGAAAGTCTGCCGCCCAATTGTCGACCCCGGGAATGTAGACTGCCGAGAGAGCTGTAACGTGTTCGCAAGGCTTCCCTGAGGACAGTCCCACTTCTGGTATCCCCCTGGTGATTCAAGCAAGCCACGGCCGTGGAATTGTCCAACTGAATCCAGATCAGAAGACCGTCTAGCAGGGGAGTCCAGAGGCAGAGGGCAAGGAAAATGGCCCTGAACTCCAGGACATTGATCGACAGGGAAGACTCCTCCGCTGACAACTGCCCTTGGGCAGTGAGGGACCCGAAGGCAGCCCCCCAACTCATCAGGCTGGCATCAGTGGTGATTACCTGCcaacctggcagaaggaaagaccTGCCGAAAGAGACCATGCGAGGTAGCAGCCACCAACACAAGTTCCAGCGGACCTCTGAGGGAAGGCAGATCAGGCGATCGAGGCCTGATGGAGACTTGTCCTACCTGGAGAGAAGGGTTAGAGTTAGGATTGTCTGGTGTGCAATTGGGCATAGGCAATTGCCTCGAAAGAGGCCACCATGAGGCCCAGAACCCGCATACACGTCCTGATGGGAAGAGGGGACGGTTCGCAGAGGCGAGCCACCCCCAAATGGAGAGACGTCACCTTGACCTGGGAAAGAAAGACTCGCCCGGGGCGAGTGTTGAAGATcatgcccaggaaggacatcctcTGGGTGGGGACCAGGGAGGACTTGGGAAAATTCACCAGCCTCCCAAACTGGGACAGAACTGAAAGGGCAATGTGGAGGCTGGACAGGTTGTCTGCGCGGGAAGGGGCCTTCACCAGAAGGTCGTCCAAGTAGGGAATCACCGCAACTCCCCTGGTATGCAGAAGTGCGATGAGGGGAGCCAATACCTTGGTGAAGACCCTCGGGGCAGAAGCCAGACCGAAGGGCAGGGCCACGAACTGAAGATGC
This portion of the Bufo gargarizans isolate SCDJY-AF-19 chromosome 1, ASM1485885v1, whole genome shotgun sequence genome encodes:
- the LOC122925033 gene encoding gastrula zinc finger protein XlCGF17.1-like; the protein is MLHSSRESLITLTVPPGVSNNIPNHDEPSPDQNSEENIMLSLTYKAEDEDIMPCSSRENLITLNVHPGLHSTDLSHNPSNHEEPSPNQLQIVTTSTGQKGGKRYQCGKKLKKTSNFSTHGRIHTRETRYCCSECGKCFTKKSHLVTHERIHTGEKPYSCSECGKCFRDKSHLVRHERSHTGERPYSCSECFKCYSVSSSLVRHQRVHTGEKPFACLECLKCFSFKSSLVRHRQSHIGDKRHSCSECGKWFIERAQLVRHERIHTGVKPYSCSECGKCFTNKVSLVTHERAHTGEKPFSCSECGKCFIDKSHLGTHLRTHTGVKPYSCSECGKCFTTRSQIIRHQRTHTGEKPYSCSECEKCFNTEAKLKRHRRRHTGEKAF